A part of Carassius carassius chromosome 32, fCarCar2.1, whole genome shotgun sequence genomic DNA contains:
- the LOC132112774 gene encoding DNA-binding protein inhibitor ID-3-like: MKAISPVRSVRNCYEAVCCISEQSLVISRCKSPIEELSDMNDCYSKLKELVPSIPQNKSVSQVEILQHVIDYIFDLQIALENETDTQNTPDMFMSMKNSEMSRNFSKEDEAMCH, encoded by the exons ATGAAGGCGATCAGTCCCGTTCGCTCTGTCAGAAACTGCTATGAAGCTGTGTGCTGCATCTCAGAGCAGAGTCTCGTTATCAGCCGCTGCAAGAGTCCCATTGAGGAGCTGTCCGATATGAATGACTGTTACTCTAAACTCAAAGAGCTGGTGCCCAGCATCCCTCAGAACAAGTCCGTGAGCCAAGTTGAGATTCTTCAGCATGTAATAGATTACATCTTCGATTTACAGATTGCACTGGAAAACGAGACGGACACGCAAAACACGCCTGACATGTTCATGTCAATGAAG AACTCAGAGATGAGTCGTAATTTCTCCAAAGAGGATGAAGCTATGTGCCATTAG